A DNA window from Sporosarcina sp. ANT_H38 contains the following coding sequences:
- a CDS encoding response regulator transcription factor — MEEKVKLLIVDDEERIRRLLNMYLTREGYEVEEAIDGADALEKALVNNYECILLDLMMPEKDGLEVLAELREKKIMTPVMMLTAKGEESDRVTGFESGADDYIVKPFSPREVVLRVKAILRRSVTFPGASSSSTSKDLVVFPQLTIDHDAHRVTADGKEVGLTPKEYELLYFLAKSPDKVFDREQLLKEVWHYEFFGDLRTVDTHVKRLREKLSRVSEQAAKMIVTVWGVGYKFEIPNE, encoded by the coding sequence GTGGAAGAAAAAGTGAAGTTGTTAATAGTAGATGATGAAGAGAGAATCCGTCGTCTGTTAAATATGTATCTTACTCGTGAAGGTTATGAAGTAGAAGAGGCTATCGATGGCGCTGATGCTCTCGAAAAAGCTCTTGTGAACAACTATGAGTGTATTTTACTCGATTTGATGATGCCTGAGAAAGATGGACTAGAAGTTTTAGCAGAACTGAGAGAAAAGAAAATTATGACGCCTGTTATGATGCTGACGGCAAAAGGCGAAGAGTCGGATAGGGTAACAGGTTTTGAGTCGGGTGCTGATGATTACATAGTAAAGCCTTTCAGTCCACGTGAAGTTGTTCTGCGGGTTAAGGCGATTCTTAGAAGGTCTGTAACGTTTCCAGGTGCGTCTTCATCATCTACATCGAAGGACTTGGTCGTATTCCCTCAATTGACGATAGATCACGATGCTCACCGGGTTACAGCTGATGGGAAAGAAGTAGGTCTGACGCCAAAAGAATATGAATTGCTCTATTTTCTTGCGAAATCGCCAGACAAAGTATTCGACAGAGAGCAGCTGTTAAAAGAGGTGTGGCACTATGAATTTTTCGGCGATCTTCGTACAGTAGATACGCATGTAAAACGACTACGTGAAAAGCTAAGCCGAGTTTCTGAACAAGCAGCGAAAATGATTGTTACTGTTTGGGGCGTCGGCTACAAGTTCGAGATTCCTAATGAATAG